One Paenibacillus riograndensis SBR5 DNA segment encodes these proteins:
- a CDS encoding lipid II flippase Amj family protein, producing MTNSLIVVCILTMIIHTAETLSYSVRFAGVKLNKIAIALSLTGIIVLVSRTANMVQAPLTAKFVDYAKTHHTFPLDNYLRIIMLASSLGTLIAIALFPSFVGLCGRIISKLEIEGSIPKLLTSVTIGQLKNTRKYFRKPRVMLHSFRYLGIPKRFIIMNIFVTAFYTVGVLSSLLAAHLVPALSTTASQASGLINGLATIMLTIFIDPQLGIITHKAIENADSRDQLGKIYVLLMGSRFLGTLLGQLVLLPAAHVIIWLVQLI from the coding sequence ATGACGAACAGTTTAATTGTAGTGTGCATTCTGACCATGATCATTCACACAGCCGAGACATTGTCGTATTCAGTGCGCTTTGCCGGTGTGAAGCTGAACAAAATCGCCATCGCGTTATCCCTGACGGGAATTATTGTGCTGGTGTCCAGAACGGCCAATATGGTCCAGGCTCCGCTGACAGCCAAATTTGTTGATTATGCCAAAACACACCACACCTTTCCGCTGGACAATTATTTGCGGATTATCATGTTGGCCTCTTCACTGGGTACCTTGATTGCCATTGCCTTGTTCCCGAGCTTTGTGGGGCTGTGCGGAAGAATCATCTCCAAGCTGGAGATTGAAGGCTCCATTCCCAAGCTGCTGACCAGTGTGACGATCGGCCAGCTGAAGAACACCCGCAAGTATTTCCGCAAGCCCAGAGTGATGCTGCACAGCTTCCGCTATCTGGGGATTCCGAAGCGTTTTATTATAATGAATATATTTGTTACCGCGTTCTATACGGTTGGTGTGCTGTCCTCATTGCTGGCCGCCCATCTGGTACCTGCCCTCAGCACTACCGCATCCCAGGCCTCCGGGTTGATCAACGGGCTCGCTACCATCATGCTGACGATCTTCATTGACCCTCAGCTTGGCATTATCACCCATAAAGCCATTGAAAATGCAGATTCCCGTGATCAGCTGGGGAAAATCTACGTCTTATTGATGGGCTCACGTTTCCTGGGGACTCTGCTGGGCCAGCTTGTACTTCTGCCGGCAGCTCATGTGATCATTTGGCTGGTGCAGCTCATTTGA
- a CDS encoding beta-ketoacyl-ACP synthase III — MQLRHVKILGTGKYLPSRKVTDEELDTLLGTPAGWVNKITGVGVRHYAGGGETASTMGAKAAEAALLAAGLSFADIDCLVCTSGTKEQPLPSTAVFIQQAMGQENSGVPAFDIDSTCLSFLVGLDVMSYMVEAGRYRNVLLVASEIASAGLDYEDKESAALFGDGAAAVVIGPSAAGESSKILHASLKTYSSGARYSEIAGGGTRLHARKFSRENALPYLFHMDGQAIFRKASKLLPEFLEDMLAQSHTQMEDFRLVVPHQGSAMAMRLLRKKLGIAEDRFLDNTPGHGNTIAASIPMGLHEAVSQGRVQRGDRILFIGTAAGLSLGGLILDY, encoded by the coding sequence GTGCAGCTTAGACATGTAAAAATCCTGGGAACGGGTAAATATTTACCCTCCAGGAAGGTGACGGATGAGGAATTGGACACACTGCTCGGCACACCTGCAGGCTGGGTCAATAAAATAACTGGTGTAGGGGTGCGGCATTATGCCGGCGGGGGTGAAACGGCCTCCACCATGGGGGCAAAAGCGGCGGAAGCGGCGCTTCTGGCGGCAGGCCTCAGCTTTGCGGATATCGATTGCCTGGTCTGTACCAGCGGAACGAAGGAGCAGCCTCTGCCGAGTACAGCCGTATTTATACAGCAGGCCATGGGACAGGAGAACTCTGGCGTGCCTGCTTTTGATATCGATTCAACCTGCCTCAGCTTTCTGGTAGGCCTGGATGTCATGTCCTATATGGTCGAAGCCGGACGGTACCGGAATGTGCTTCTGGTAGCTTCGGAGATTGCTTCAGCCGGGCTTGATTACGAAGATAAGGAGAGTGCGGCACTGTTTGGAGACGGGGCGGCTGCGGTGGTCATTGGTCCGAGCGCAGCCGGGGAGTCTTCGAAGATTCTGCACGCCTCGCTCAAAACATACAGCAGCGGCGCCCGTTACTCAGAGATTGCCGGAGGAGGCACCAGACTGCATGCCCGGAAATTCAGCAGGGAGAATGCACTGCCTTATCTTTTTCATATGGACGGACAGGCTATTTTCAGAAAAGCTTCTAAGCTCCTTCCAGAATTTTTGGAAGATATGCTGGCACAGAGCCATACGCAAATGGAGGATTTCCGTTTGGTTGTGCCCCATCAGGGAAGTGCGATGGCCATGCGGCTGCTCCGTAAAAAGCTGGGCATAGCCGAGGACAGATTCCTCGACAATACGCCGGGTCATGGCAATACCATTGCGGCTTCAATCCCGATGGGGCTGCATGAAGCGGTCAGTCAGGGGCGGGTGCAGCGGGGAGACCGCATACTGTTCATTGGAACTGCAGCCGGTCTGTCACTGGGAGGCCTGATCCTTGATTACTGA
- a CDS encoding ATP-grasp domain-containing protein, whose product MITDPSGSPQVMNVLITGGRAPVALELSRLLQAGGHRVYAAESAEYHLCRVSSAVERSFRAPPPRYNPEAYIDLLARLVEELHIDVLIPLCEEIFYISAGLARLRGCRVLSAEREALARLHHKGEFIAWARELGLTVPETRLLSSPEEWRIQTDEAAHKREAWVYKPAYSRFASKVILPRTVNGRQEGIGGPRSLAAPRGISSAAPWVAQQYITGEAICTYSVVHQGEVIAHAAYGSRYRTGRSGASVYFEHLEHPAALDWVQRFSRASGFSGQIGFDFIQVQEGTLYPIECNPRATSGIHLFAAEDGLVQALLNPEQRALAGTVSTPRSGKKSMLALPMLACALRPGPAGLAEWGRALRQAEDVIFRKSDPRPFREQLRIIYHACRLARRNKISVTEALTEDIEWNGE is encoded by the coding sequence TTGATTACTGATCCTTCCGGCAGTCCGCAGGTCATGAATGTGCTCATTACCGGCGGACGGGCACCTGTGGCGCTGGAGCTCTCCCGGCTGCTGCAGGCTGGGGGGCACCGGGTGTATGCCGCAGAAAGCGCCGAATACCATTTGTGCCGCGTTTCTTCGGCAGTGGAACGAAGCTTTCGCGCCCCGCCGCCAAGGTACAACCCGGAAGCTTATATTGATCTGCTGGCAAGGCTGGTGGAAGAACTGCACATTGATGTGCTGATTCCGCTGTGCGAGGAGATTTTTTATATTTCGGCCGGTCTTGCCCGCCTCCGCGGCTGCCGCGTGCTTTCCGCAGAACGGGAGGCGCTGGCCAGGCTGCACCACAAGGGCGAGTTCATTGCCTGGGCCCGCGAACTGGGGTTAACCGTCCCCGAGACCAGGCTGCTCAGCAGTCCGGAGGAATGGAGAATCCAGACGGATGAAGCGGCACATAAAAGGGAGGCATGGGTGTACAAACCGGCGTATTCCCGCTTTGCCTCCAAAGTCATTCTGCCCCGTACGGTCAACGGGAGGCAGGAGGGAATAGGGGGCCCGCGCAGTCTTGCCGCTCCGCGCGGCATTTCATCCGCTGCACCATGGGTGGCGCAGCAGTATATCACAGGTGAGGCCATCTGCACTTACAGTGTTGTGCATCAAGGTGAGGTCATTGCACATGCGGCATACGGCAGCAGGTACCGGACCGGCAGGTCGGGAGCGAGTGTATACTTTGAGCATCTGGAGCATCCGGCGGCTTTGGACTGGGTGCAGCGCTTCAGCCGGGCTTCCGGCTTCAGCGGCCAGATCGGCTTTGATTTCATCCAGGTGCAGGAGGGGACCTTGTATCCGATCGAGTGCAACCCGCGTGCGACCAGCGGGATTCATCTGTTCGCTGCGGAGGACGGGCTGGTGCAGGCGCTGCTGAATCCGGAGCAGCGGGCTCTGGCCGGAACCGTCAGCACGCCGCGTTCCGGCAAAAAGTCCATGCTCGCGCTTCCCATGCTCGCCTGCGCCCTGCGGCCGGGACCGGCAGGCCTGGCGGAGTGGGGGAGAGCGCTGCGCCAGGCGGAGGATGTAATCTTCCGCAAGAGTGATCCGCGCCCCTTCCGCGAGCAGCTTCGGATCATCTATCACGCCTGCCGCTTGGCCAGGCGGAACAAGATTTCGGTTACTGAAGCCCTGACTGAAGACATAGAATGGAACGGTGAATGA
- a CDS encoding NAD-dependent epimerase/dehydratase family protein has translation MMTRVLVTGATGFLGRHAVQRFAELGWEVFGLGRNLEAGQQIEKDGAVFVCEDLRHTEAAARACTGMDLVFHCAALSSPWGKYSDFVACNVEATRNIAEGCKRHGVPRLIHISTPSLYSSRKSRLSIREAEPLPPKPANSYAATKLMAERVVQQAAGEGLAVFILRPRAIFGPMDNALFPRLLAANQGKGVPLLDGGTAMIDVTCVENVIDAMLLCSSAPLSAAGRAYNITNGEPILFRDLLERLFARLEMPLHSRQLPYRTAYALAGLLEGVYKLLPFLGEPVLTRYSASALGVSQTLDISLAREQLGYHPRVTTDEGLQSFAEWWREQK, from the coding sequence ATGATGACTAGAGTGCTTGTAACGGGCGCAACGGGCTTTCTTGGGCGTCATGCGGTACAGAGGTTCGCAGAGCTGGGCTGGGAAGTATTCGGGCTAGGGCGGAACCTGGAGGCCGGACAGCAGATTGAAAAGGACGGGGCAGTCTTTGTATGTGAAGATTTGCGCCACACGGAAGCAGCGGCCCGCGCATGCACAGGGATGGATCTCGTCTTTCATTGTGCGGCGCTCTCCTCCCCTTGGGGTAAATACAGTGATTTTGTGGCCTGCAATGTGGAGGCTACACGCAACATAGCGGAGGGCTGCAAGCGGCACGGTGTCCCGCGCCTGATTCATATCTCCACTCCAAGCCTGTATTCCAGCCGCAAGAGCCGCTTAAGCATCCGGGAAGCAGAGCCGCTCCCGCCGAAACCGGCTAACAGCTATGCGGCAACCAAGCTTATGGCGGAGCGTGTCGTGCAGCAGGCAGCCGGAGAAGGGCTGGCGGTATTTATACTGCGGCCCCGGGCGATCTTCGGGCCAATGGACAATGCCCTGTTCCCCCGGCTTCTTGCAGCCAATCAGGGCAAGGGCGTGCCGCTTCTGGACGGCGGCACGGCCATGATTGATGTCACCTGTGTGGAGAATGTCATCGATGCCATGCTGCTCTGCTCCAGTGCCCCGCTGTCAGCGGCCGGGCGTGCCTATAACATCACGAACGGCGAGCCGATCCTGTTCCGGGACCTGCTTGAGCGGCTGTTTGCCCGGCTGGAGATGCCGCTGCACAGCAGGCAGCTTCCCTACCGGACTGCATACGCTCTAGCGGGACTACTGGAAGGTGTATACAAGCTGCTGCCCTTCCTGGGCGAGCCGGTGCTCACCCGGTATTCCGCTTCGGCACTGGGGGTCTCCCAGACGCTGGATATTTCGCTGGCGCGGGAACAGCTTGGCTATCACCCCCGTGTGACTACAGATGAAGGTCTTCAATCCTTCGCAGAATGGTGGAGAGAACAGAAATGA
- a CDS encoding MBL fold metallo-hydrolase, with translation MITSTPVSVSILSAGYCLHPELLTLKGGTIKPVAFPAGYALLRHPQHGPILFDTGYSSRFFEETAKLPASLYRHITPVVFKEGESAVERLREAGIAPEEIRYMVLSHFHADHIGGVRDFPKAQFIYLRKSYEAVHRLGPIKALRAGFLPGLLPEDFTARSLPVDEYSPQRPLPPGFPFTEAYDLLGDGSLLAVEMSGHAAGMIGLFVSGDGYDYLLCADTVWSSRAFRENRRPHPAAGLIMSDRKEYRHNFDRLRVIHENFPGLRIVPSHCREALALWGTGGVR, from the coding sequence ATGATAACTTCAACTCCGGTATCGGTGTCGATCCTGTCAGCAGGGTACTGTCTGCATCCCGAGCTATTGACGCTGAAGGGCGGTACAATCAAACCCGTCGCTTTTCCAGCGGGCTATGCGCTGCTGAGGCATCCGCAGCACGGGCCGATCCTGTTCGATACAGGCTACAGTTCACGTTTCTTTGAGGAAACGGCGAAGCTGCCGGCTTCATTGTACCGCCATATTACACCTGTAGTTTTCAAAGAGGGAGAAAGTGCCGTGGAGCGGCTCCGGGAAGCCGGCATTGCGCCGGAGGAGATCCGTTATATGGTGCTGTCCCATTTTCATGCTGACCACATCGGCGGTGTCCGGGATTTTCCCAAGGCGCAGTTTATTTATTTGCGGAAGTCATACGAGGCGGTACACCGCCTTGGCCCCATCAAGGCGCTCCGGGCCGGATTTCTTCCGGGACTGCTGCCGGAGGATTTCACTGCACGTTCCCTGCCCGTGGACGAGTATTCACCACAACGCCCGCTGCCCCCCGGATTTCCTTTCACGGAAGCTTACGATCTGCTTGGCGACGGCAGCCTGCTGGCGGTGGAGATGTCCGGCCATGCTGCGGGAATGATCGGCTTGTTTGTGTCCGGAGACGGATATGACTATCTGCTCTGTGCGGACACCGTATGGTCCAGCCGGGCCTTCCGCGAGAACCGCAGGCCGCATCCGGCAGCCGGTCTTATCATGTCTGACCGCAAGGAATACCGGCATAATTTTGACCGTTTACGGGTGATTCACGAGAATTTTCCCGGCCTGCGGATTGTGCCCAGCCACTGCCGTGAGGCACTGGCTCTATGGGGAACAGGCGGTGTCCGATGA
- a CDS encoding F390 synthetase-related protein: MRRLTRTLRYYILTRWGRRWKDRAALEQWQERRIRRHVERIRRLSPFYRDLWADMPAEEWRRFPAIEKQLMMDYFDTLNTAGITKDMAFAEAYEAENSRYFKPTLHGITVGLSSGTSGNRGIFLVSEQEQASWTGAVLAKLLPGGLWQRAKIAFFLRANSNLYESVRQGRLQFQYFDLLEPVPQLVAGLERYSPDIWIAPPSMLRMLAEARLSGGLTVQPRRLISVAEVLDPLDREHIERTFGQTVHQAYQCTEGFLGCTCKYGMLHLNEDIVHIEKEYLDRESGRFVPVVTDFSRSVQPIIRYRLNDILTESAAPCPCGSLFTAIERIEGRCDDILYLPHSENGELVTLFPDFVTRAVLAASPEIEHYRVIQRSPLDLEISYRTRRGSAKDIESLLAGEFLRLFTRFSCIPPQLQFTDYSFTPGAVKLRRVERSWKL; the protein is encoded by the coding sequence ATGAGACGGCTGACGCGGACGCTCCGGTACTACATCCTTACCAGATGGGGACGCCGCTGGAAGGACCGGGCAGCCCTGGAGCAATGGCAGGAACGGCGGATACGGCGGCATGTGGAACGAATCCGCCGGCTATCGCCGTTTTACCGCGATCTGTGGGCGGATATGCCGGCGGAAGAGTGGCGGCGTTTTCCCGCTATAGAAAAACAGCTCATGATGGATTATTTCGATACGCTCAACACAGCAGGAATTACCAAAGACATGGCTTTTGCCGAGGCTTATGAGGCGGAGAACAGCCGTTATTTCAAGCCGACGCTGCATGGCATTACTGTTGGACTGTCGTCGGGAACGTCGGGAAACCGCGGGATATTCCTGGTCAGTGAACAGGAGCAGGCCTCCTGGACAGGTGCTGTATTGGCGAAGCTGCTGCCCGGAGGGCTGTGGCAGCGCGCTAAGATCGCTTTTTTTCTGCGGGCGAACAGCAATCTCTATGAGTCTGTCCGGCAAGGGCGCCTGCAGTTTCAATATTTTGATCTGCTGGAGCCGGTTCCGCAGCTGGTCGCAGGGCTGGAGCGGTACAGTCCTGACATCTGGATCGCCCCGCCGTCCATGCTCCGTATGCTCGCCGAGGCGCGGCTGTCGGGAGGCCTGACGGTTCAACCGCGCCGCCTGATCTCGGTAGCGGAAGTGCTGGACCCGCTGGACCGGGAGCATATTGAGCGGACCTTCGGCCAGACCGTTCACCAGGCTTATCAATGTACGGAGGGGTTTCTCGGCTGCACCTGTAAATACGGCATGCTGCACCTTAATGAAGATATTGTTCATATTGAAAAAGAGTATCTTGACCGTGAATCCGGGCGTTTCGTGCCGGTTGTGACAGACTTCTCAAGAAGCGTCCAGCCCATTATCCGCTACCGGCTGAATGACATTCTTACCGAATCGGCGGCTCCCTGCCCCTGCGGCTCTTTGTTTACGGCGATAGAACGGATTGAAGGGCGGTGCGATGATATTCTGTATCTGCCCCATTCGGAGAATGGCGAGCTGGTCACGCTGTTTCCCGATTTTGTCACCCGGGCTGTGCTGGCGGCATCACCGGAGATCGAGCATTACCGGGTCATTCAGCGCAGTCCGCTGGATCTGGAGATTTCGTACCGCACACGCAGAGGCAGCGCAAAGGATATAGAGTCCTTGTTGGCCGGAGAATTCTTGCGTTTGTTCACCCGTTTCAGCTGTATTCCGCCTCAGCTTCAGTTCACCGATTACAGCTTCACACCTGGAGCGGTGAAGCTGCGCCGGGTAGAAAGGAGCTGGAAGCTTTGA
- a CDS encoding SDR family oxidoreductase: MNSKNGQNADTIALITGTSSGFGLLTALALARQGCRVAATMRDISRQGELLRQAGEAGLAERIHVISLDVTDSASIQSAVAAVLDKFGRVDVLVNNAGFAVGGFVEEVGMEEWRRQMDTNFFGLIEVTKAVLPVMRRQRAGLIVNISSVSGLTGFPGYAPYAASKYAVEGFSESLRQEVLPFGIRVVLVEPASFRTPIWDKGMEGMHTSVNSPYQEQLAQVLRYSRMSAETAPDPEQVAGLIARITAMKAPRLRYPVGKGSRLLTIGKTLLPWKVFEGIIASSLKKMK; encoded by the coding sequence ATGAACAGCAAAAACGGGCAGAACGCCGATACAATCGCCCTCATCACCGGGACCTCTTCCGGTTTCGGGCTGCTGACGGCGCTGGCTCTGGCACGCCAAGGCTGCCGGGTTGCAGCCACCATGCGGGACATAAGCCGCCAAGGGGAGCTGCTGCGCCAGGCCGGAGAAGCCGGATTAGCGGAGCGGATACATGTGATAAGTCTCGATGTCACGGACTCGGCGTCCATTCAATCGGCTGTTGCGGCCGTTCTGGACAAGTTCGGACGAGTGGATGTGCTGGTCAATAATGCCGGTTTTGCCGTAGGCGGCTTTGTGGAAGAAGTGGGCATGGAGGAATGGCGGCGGCAGATGGATACGAACTTTTTTGGGCTGATTGAAGTCACTAAGGCCGTGCTTCCTGTCATGCGGCGTCAGCGTGCGGGCCTGATCGTCAATATCAGCAGTGTCAGCGGGTTGACCGGATTTCCCGGCTACGCTCCATATGCTGCTTCCAAATACGCCGTGGAGGGCTTTAGCGAGAGTCTGCGCCAGGAGGTGCTGCCGTTTGGCATCCGGGTCGTGCTGGTGGAGCCCGCCTCTTTCCGTACCCCGATCTGGGATAAAGGGATGGAGGGGATGCACACCAGCGTCAACTCGCCGTATCAGGAGCAGCTTGCCCAAGTACTGCGGTATTCCCGGATGAGCGCCGAGACTGCACCCGATCCGGAGCAGGTTGCCGGGCTGATTGCACGGATCACTGCGATGAAGGCACCCCGGCTGCGCTATCCTGTCGGCAAAGGCTCCCGCCTGCTAACGATCGGCAAAACGCTGCTGCCCTGGAAGGTTTTTGAAGGGATTATTGCCAGCTCGCTCAAAAAAATGAAATAA
- a CDS encoding DUF4265 domain-containing protein, producing MPGTVGLHICFDKRGREIEVLDVTPVAQGKYRIEETPIFNPCITLGDIIRVEEKQGIAYYVETVQKSRYVRYAWLLSKEAAASQEIHEFKRRITEHKGRWEQIFGGLLVIHLSKHSGVDVEAEMALILKRFEI from the coding sequence ATGCCGGGTACGGTAGGACTGCATATTTGCTTTGATAAGCGCGGCCGCGAGATTGAAGTTCTGGATGTGACACCGGTGGCGCAGGGCAAATACCGTATTGAAGAAACGCCGATTTTCAATCCGTGCATTACCCTTGGGGATATTATTAGAGTCGAGGAAAAGCAGGGAATTGCGTATTATGTGGAGACGGTGCAGAAATCACGTTATGTCAGATATGCCTGGCTGCTGAGCAAAGAGGCGGCAGCTTCGCAGGAAATTCATGAGTTCAAGCGGCGGATAACAGAACATAAGGGCAGATGGGAGCAGATCTTCGGCGGGCTGCTGGTGATCCATCTTTCCAAGCATTCCGGGGTTGATGTAGAAGCCGAAATGGCCCTGATTCTGAAACGTTTTGAAATTTAA
- the lepB gene encoding signal peptidase I: MKKFLKQWVPSIAIGIVLSLFIRTYVAEAMRVPTGSMIPTIQINDRLVVEKMLWLTSLKHGDIVVFNPPVPGDEQKKYVKRLMGLPGDTLEIKDGALYRNGEQVDEPYLQEKMNYRFGPVTVPADHYFFLGDNRNTSYDAHLWSTPFVAKDKLIGKVLLDVNDLF; this comes from the coding sequence ATGAAAAAATTTCTGAAGCAGTGGGTACCGAGCATAGCCATCGGTATTGTTTTGTCTTTGTTTATCCGTACATATGTAGCTGAAGCCATGAGGGTCCCAACCGGCTCTATGATTCCGACGATCCAAATCAACGACCGGCTGGTTGTGGAGAAAATGCTCTGGCTGACCTCGCTGAAGCATGGCGATATCGTAGTGTTCAATCCGCCGGTACCTGGCGATGAGCAGAAGAAATATGTCAAACGCCTCATGGGGCTGCCGGGAGATACCCTGGAGATCAAAGACGGGGCCTTGTACCGAAATGGAGAACAGGTCGATGAGCCGTACCTTCAGGAGAAGATGAACTACAGGTTCGGGCCGGTCACGGTCCCCGCAGACCACTACTTTTTTCTGGGCGATAACCGCAATACAAGCTATGACGCCCATCTGTGGAGCACTCCATTTGTAGCCAAGGATAAGCTGATCGGCAAAGTTCTGCTGGATGTTAATGATCTTTTCTAA
- a CDS encoding Dabb family protein translates to MYEHLVVFRFNEQYKPGNGEQLVQTLLALKDSIPGIVELTAGVNETEETENIHGYTLGLRVTFSDQEALRKYGPHPAHQHFVGLLEGIIENVVVVDYPVF, encoded by the coding sequence ATGTATGAGCATCTTGTTGTTTTTAGATTTAATGAGCAGTATAAGCCCGGCAACGGAGAGCAGCTGGTGCAGACGCTTCTGGCGCTGAAGGATTCCATTCCGGGGATTGTGGAGCTTACGGCAGGTGTGAACGAGACGGAGGAAACGGAGAACATCCATGGATATACGCTGGGGCTTCGCGTGACCTTTAGTGATCAGGAAGCCCTGCGCAAGTATGGACCACATCCGGCTCATCAACATTTTGTAGGACTGCTGGAAGGAATCATTGAGAATGTCGTAGTTGTGGATTACCCTGTTTTTTAG